The Aestuariibaculum lutulentum genome segment ATATTTTTATTTCTGATATCTATAATGCCTTCTTTTTTGAAAACCTGAATCTGACGGTTTAATACGGCGCGTGTGGTACCAATAAGTTGAGCTAATTCCTTATGTGGTAAGTCGTTGATTTTTTCAATCTGATTTGAAGAATGATTAACGTTATTTATGAGAAGTTTTGCTAGTTTCGTTGAAGTATCATCAATAGAGGAGCTGGTAACATACTCTTCTAAGTCTTTAAGTTTAATAAGTGTATAATGTAATAAGGATTTGTAAAATTCAGGATTATCCATCATCCATCGTTTTAATAAAATCGAATTTGTAGTAAGTATGTTGGCACAGGTTAAAGTTTCGTAGTATACTTTATGTTGTGAAAAATTTAATAGACGAGAAACATCAAAAGCATCGTTTTTAACTAATAAAAACAGAGTGATTTTACGATCTTTAGCTTTGTTGTAATAATAGAGTTTTAGTTTTCCGGATATGATGATATAAAAATTGTAAAGCGTACTGTCTCCGTCAAATAAACAAGTGTTCTTAGGCCATTTTTTTACAGATGAAATTTTAAGGAAAGCACATAATTCTTCATCTGAAATCTCTTTGAATAAAGGATTTTCTTTCAAAATAGGGATGATATAATCTTTATTTTCTTTGGCCATTTTAGGAAACAATTAGTGCTAATAAAGATTATTAAGGAGGAGCTAAGGCCTCAGGGTTACCAAATTTAATCATTTTTAATTAAGTAACCCTAATTTTTTGGTTAGAATTGTTTTAATAAGCGTTTTAAATGAAATACTTTTGACACTTGAAATTTATAGTTTAAAATCATGTCCTTTTCCAATAAATTAAAATCAACTTACAAGCCAAACAGATTAGCCGTTAAACTAAATACTAAAGGCGAACAGTTTGTGTTAAAAGGACATCCATGGGTGTTTTCAAATAATATTTCCAAGATTAAAGATGATGCCAAGTCGGGAGATTTAGCTATTATTTTCGATA includes the following:
- a CDS encoding Crp/Fnr family transcriptional regulator, translated to MAKENKDYIIPILKENPLFKEISDEELCAFLKISSVKKWPKNTCLFDGDSTLYNFYIIISGKLKLYYYNKAKDRKITLFLLVKNDAFDVSRLLNFSQHKVYYETLTCANILTTNSILLKRWMMDNPEFYKSLLHYTLIKLKDLEEYVTSSSIDDTSTKLAKLLINNVNHSSNQIEKINDLPHKELAQLIGTTRAVLNRQIQVFKKEGIIDIRNKNIEIKNMDLLLDKLKNN